The genomic region TAATGAAAGCAGCAAATGTAATAATTCCATCTCATGAAGTTGTGAAAGTGACAATAACAATATGGTTGCTCTTCCTTGGAATACATACTGACCAGCTATATTCAGAGTTAGTCTGCATGTGAATAACCTgcttaaacacttttttttaaacaatagcTATTTTCATAGCCTATGAGATATccctaaaaatgtattttccttcaaattaaattattcaTGTTATAGGGATGTGCATTTTGTCCCCCCCAAAAAGGCAAGACCCTCAACGTGACTGTAAACAGATGCATATCCCCACAAGACAggtaaaacacaaacagactcagACACTCACTCAGTTTCATGTAAAACAACTTTAATGAGCCGAGTTCAATCTTCAGATTTCTCAACTCTGACGTCAGAGCACAAATATTTCACAGATATAAGACTGAGCCGTTACCAAATACACATTAACTGCATctatgtgcttgtgtgtctatAAACATATGACTAGTACTGAAGAGTTACAAAGTTCAAATTCTTGACAGTTGTTTCTGATCATATACGTGTGTTTTCAGTTGAAGGAGgactggtgtgtatgtgtgtgtgcgtgtgtgcatctTGTTTTCTGGTCAGTTCAGCTGTGAGTGGATGCTGGAGGACCCGGCTGAGCTGGTGCTATCCCATCAGGCTGCGAGGACGGGTCTGAGACAGTAACAGAAGACGATAGTGGCATCACACCGACTGAGTCTGATCATGCTTAAAAGTTGCACCAAAAAACCTTCTTGCCGCTATTGCAACAGTAAGTCATACTCACACATGCCATTGGGAGCTCCAGGGTGTCGAGGGGCCATCACCTGGGCGTTTCCTCCACCAGGCATCATCCGGTTGGGCATGGGCTGGCCAGGAGTAGGCAAGGCTAAAGTAGAAGGACAGAGCCCCAGATGTTAAGCGTTGAAACAAACAATAACTTAACGGATGAAAATAACAACCTGGATATATTTTATTGTGTCCTAAGAGGATTAGACTTTTTCAGAGCGGGTGTTTGACCTTTggtcagtgtgtgcatgtgtttggtCAGACCTGAATGCTGCATTGTGAATCCCGGCTGCCCCTGCTGCTCCCTCTGCTGGCGAACCTTAATCTCTGCCTGTTTCAGCTGTTCAGTGTGGaacgtctgtctctctgtcaggAGCTGCTGCCGCTGTTGCTCTAGctacatgacacacacacgcacacacacacacacacacacacgatacagGCTGATTTCTAGACGTGTTTTGATGCTTCTGGATACAAAATACCAAATAGATGTGAAAAATGTGACAGAGCtttagacattttattttttcggAGTTTAAAATTGGTCTGGGCTACACCAGATATGCATGTTCACTCACAGCCTCTTTCTCACGGTCCATGATGGTCTCCAGCTCCTCAAAGTGCCTCAGTTTGATCTCCAGCTTCTTCATCTGGGTCTCCACCAGCAGAGCCACCAGGGACTTTACCTTCCTCTCTTCTACTGCTGCCAAGTGCTGCAAACACGAGGCAAAGATGGAGAAAGTTAGAAGAAATCTGACGCCGTAAATGAGTAAGGAATTAGGTGGTAAGTGAACGTGACCATTGGACGGTATGAACTGGAAAAAGTAGTGATTTAAAGATAAAATAAGGTAAACgctgaggaagaagagaaaagataaGAGGTGAGAGTAGTTTAGAATAAATTGGTTGTGACCGAGCGAGACAAGGGAGGGatagagaaaataaattaagGGACTGAATATAAAACTACCAAATTAATCATTAGCCACAAGGCTGTGGGAAGATTACTAATTTAACTCTAATATGGCTTTGTGTACAAAGACTGGGCAAGACTTACTGAACAAAAAATGTACTCAAACTTCTATTTGTTTgccatttatttacatttcgACTTAATTTGACATAATCCCAGTCTCCGATCTGTACTCAATTGTATCTGCAAAGCCAGGTCTTAAAGTGATCTCCAAAATGGTGCACGTCTTAGCTGAAGGATTGGAAACCATAGACAACCATTTCTTAATTTTAAGTCCCTGTGATTGGTCCATTTGGAAGGGAGGGCCTTACCTTGGCCTTTGTGGCAGCTGAGGCcagagcagctgctgctgccatgGCGACTCTGCCCTCCACCAGATCTTGCTCCATCCCTCTTGCCTCATCCACATCTCCGCGACCTACactctcttcatcatctcccCTTCCTGGATCGAAGAGAGAATGTCTTTAATATAGACAGACATGTGacatttacacaaatacatatacagactgtacatttctttgcataccatctctctcctctgcaaGTATATTTTCATCATTTTCCCTTTTAACTAGTTCTCCCTCTACTTTGGCCCGACTGGGTTCCACCGTGAGCCCATCGGCCATTAAAGAGACCTGAAACAGATCCagatgcgcacacacactcaaggtAAGCCACATAAATCACCAGCAGACACAGTTAAACCCTCTCTGAGCTCTCATTGCCATTTCACCTGATTGGAGGCTGAGTTTGTTTCCATTATTTCTGCATCCATTGACTCTGAAAGGCAGCATAAGAGATGCATTGTAGACAGCATGAagaaatagatttatttggATGATTATGTGCATATATAGGTATTACAATGTTACCTGTTTTGTCAGGCTGGTTGGACAGTTCAGAGATCTTATCCACCGACTCCTCCTGCACTTTGGAAAACTCCTCTGaagacaaaaaatgtaaaatcactTCTGTGTACCATCTCACAGCCATACCATAATGCAGACTACACTCAAATCAAcactcctccctctgtcttctcaCCCAGTGCAGCCTTTGCTGCGGATGAAGCCACTCGTGGGTCCACCACGGATGCCAGGAAGGCTACAGTGCTCATGACGGGGTTTTCTGATTGACTGAAAGGCACAGGCTGGTACGCCAGTGGGCCAAGGGAGGCCGAGGAGTCTTCTAGATAAGGGTCTTCTATTGGCAGACGAAGGAAGTGGAGGATACACTCGTCCTGTGTTCTGGAGCCCACATGCTCGGATACTTTGTTCCAGTCGTCTCTGTAGACCTCTAAGGcctgaaagacacaaagaggaaagaCAGGAGCAGGCAAGTGTGAGAACGAGATGCAAATATTCAGGTAGATGATTGCCATGAATCAAAAATAGACAAATGAGTcatatgtaatgtaatctatTTTAGAAAGGCAAAAATATTGTCTTACCTCTAATAGCAAAAGTGTCTCTTGCTCTGTCCATTCCCTTCCTGCATTTGCACCTTTAGTCTGAGGCAGAGATCatgaaaataatttttttaataattctaATAACAGCTTTTTAGACACTTAATTACAGAaatagtgaaataaataaatatgtcaacTACCAAATGTAAAATTAGATATGTGTATGAAACAAGATTGGGGTTTTGGAAGTTTTGTGTGAGACCTTAGGGTGTTTCTTGGTGTAGATGTCGGAGCGCAGACCAAAGTTCTGGCAATCTGAAGGCTTCTCTTTGCTCTTCTCCGGAAAATATAACATGTGCTGCGAGGCCGACACCTGCGAGAGTAAAAGTGGACGGCAGAATTTATCAAGAGGCATTTCAGATGattcaaatgtgtgtttcagatACATCTGTGTAGAGCTGTTATcatgtgctctgtgtgttttacctgCAGTGGTTTGTGTTGTAGGGGGGCCAGCCCGGACGGAGTATCAGCCAGTACATTGAAATGAGGGGTGGGTGGTGGTCCCATGGGGAGGGGCCTGCTTTCTGCATCCACCTGGTAGTTAATCAAACCCCACTGCTCCAAAAATGCATGAACCCTGGACACAAAGAATATTTATCTTCTTACTATACATTTTACTGTGTTGCAGCTGCCCCCAcaaatgacaaaatgtaaataccCCGACAGGTCAGCATGTGCTGCCATGCTGCAATTAAAAAAAGCTGCTTTTGAGACGCATTAAGTACACCACATAACACATTTTCCTGAACAACATTAACAGATTGTATTTGTtaacacatttgtattataGTACACCCACATACCGCACTTCATTTAGCAGATGCAGCAGACAATGCATGGTAGCAAACACCCACACCAAGTGTTACCTCATGACAGCACAGACGTCTCCAGTGAGGTTGCGTCTGCAGGACGTTGAACTGAGGTATTCCTGGGGGTTGAGCCGGTATGTGTCGATCATGAAGTTACGGTATGCCAGGAAGCTGCAGTGCACAAGAAATACCACGTTTCTGATCAACTCAATCTCCTGAAAAGACTTGAAAGGTAAAGTCTGAATATCTGCAGGACTCACATTTCTGGTGATTTGGACTTATTCTTTCCATTGAAGAATTCAGGCAATGCCCGTTTCTCTATTGCATGAATGCTAAAATACATGGATAGAGAAGTTTTTAGGGGTTAGGTTTTAAATTGTGACGTACTGAAGAAAGCTAAGTTTGGAGTAATACTCAATGTcaaaacgtgtgtgtgcatctgtgagtGTATCCATTTACCTGTTGTAACTGAACCAAGATGTGTAGCTTggtatgatgatatgatgggTTTGTTCTGTGATGTTGTCCTCTCCCTCTGACAGGCGAGTAATATCCCCTCTCCCCTCGTCATCATCctagacacatacatacacagagagTACATTAAATAACACTTTTCACTTTTAATCACTGCCCCCCCgcatttaaaatcatatttacCCTTCCTGGGAAATCATCCTCCTGTTcatctgaaaaaagaaaaagtgaaagagCAAAAACTCAATGTACATTCCCAACTGTATTTCTTTATCTGTAATGATTTATACTGGAAGAAACATTTACACATGCTACATTTCTCCTTAAACATTAGCTTCAACACATAACCTACCCAGGTCAGCCATAGTCCCTCCTTTGACAGGAGTATTCTCACTGTCCTTCTTCAGGTTGACTATAAGAACATAATAAATAGTTTAGAGACAAATAGCTACTTTCCTGAATACTTTGATTTGACTAATTTCCTGGTCACAGCCTTTTACCATTCTTAGGTAGTACAACCTCCTCCATGTTAGGAACAGGGGTAGGGTCCTCCATGTCTTTGGTCAAGTCCTCTTCTGGCCCTTCCTCTTGTGGTCCGCGCCTTCTCCTGTGCAAACAGACAAAATGCAATGCTGACACTTCACCCTGAAACACCAAACCAAAAGTATACCATCCAGTTTGGTTGAAACACTTATTTATTaccccttctttcctttctttctgacttcagaggagggaggagagggggagcgTCTTCTCTTTTTGGAGGGGATGAATTTGGAGTCCTGTAACAGAGGGTAGAAATAGATAAAAGTAAGTCAAAGTTTAAGGGTTATTATCCGAAAATGAAAGTATCCTTGTTGCCTCAAATAACACCTTTTACTTTCTGATGCCTTCTAGACCACCTACAGCTTCGTACAAACCTGGTTGTCTCTGAGGTGAATGCGCTGGCGGAAAACGATTGGTACATTCCTCTCATCTATACAATAGTCTTCTTCATTCATCCACTCGTTGAAAACATCTGTGTCCAGAACCCAGCCAGCATGGacctggagcacacacacaaaattaatattaatgtgGGGCATGCTTGTGTAGGTCATCAAGTGTCCAAAATGAACACATGCCAGATCAGATCTGAACCTGTGTCCCTGCTGACTACCATTCTTTCACAAACTGTGAGcaaactgaagaaaaacactGCTCTGTATACTTACACCTAACAGGCTACCTATGCAGGCGAGCCAAATTGTTGTATTAACCTCAATGTAATCTCATTCGGAGCTTAAATATTGATGTATAGCTTGATATAGTAAATGCAGCAGGAATCCAGTGTGTAACTAAGTAGAGTGGTAAAGCATCAGGTTTCTGTAAGTGTGCTGTTGTACTAACCCGCCATGGCTTTTCTGAATGTGGTTTCTCTTCAACTTCACGTTCAACATCACTTGAGGACAGCCAACTGTCATAACTGTGGAGAAGTGACAATTGACACACTAGgtaagtattgtgtgtgtgtgtgcgtgtgtgtgtgtgtgtgtgtgtgtgtgtgtgtgtacatgtgtgtgtgtgtgtgtgtgcgcgtgcatcaCCTGTCAGGGTGCATGCCCCAGTGTACCAAGACATGTTTGTCTTTCCGCATGACAGGACGCATCCAATCATCTGAAAACAGATGTGTATGAGAACATGTATTAAGTTAATTACGTACcaagcatttaaaaacacacttagATGCACAAACTGTAACTGACCTTCCTCTTTAGAAGTAAGTGAGGAGTAGATGTGGTGACTGGCGAGCGTTCGGTCAGCAGTGAGAGTACCCTGTGGAAGGACAAACCCTTAGCACTGGTATTGAACTATATTGTTCGAGCTACACTGAGTTTCATATTCTcgcttctctctctcagtatATGTCAATATGTATAAACATCACTATGTCCAACAGTATGTCTGCTCATCTTTAATTCTCTTCTGCAGCACTTTACCTGGTGTTTGGTGATAATATCCGTAAGTCTGCTAGCCAGCTCCTGATCCAGTGTAGAGTCCACATATACCACAGGCAGTGACATGCAGTTGTTCTGTAGATTCACAAATCACATGCAAGTAGTTCATCAGGTGTGGTTCCCTGGTAGGCCGATGCctctatgtgtatgtgtaagtgtgtgtgtttattta from Cyclopterus lumpus isolate fCycLum1 chromosome 11, fCycLum1.pri, whole genome shotgun sequence harbors:
- the smarcc1b gene encoding SWI/SNF complex subunit SMARCC1b isoform X1 — protein: MATMSGGTNLGIPGTSHASSGTSAHRKKDSSPSARFWESPDTLAQLEVVRQWIGKHYKKYVLVDAPSCQALAGVTLQLLQFQEDAFGRQATSPALTKLPAQCFLDLRPGGGLCHILGSAYKFKAEQGWRRFDLQNPSRNERNVEMFGAIERALIQNNCMSLPVVYVDSTLDQELASRLTDIITKHQGTLTADRTLASHHIYSSLTSKEEDDWMRPVMRKDKHVLVHWGMHPDSYDSWLSSSDVEREVEEKPHSEKPWRVHAGWVLDTDVFNEWMNEEDYCIDERNVPIVFRQRIHLRDNQDSKFIPSKKRRRSPSPPSSEVRKKGKKGRRRGPQEEGPEEDLTKDMEDPTPVPNMEEVVLPKNVNLKKDSENTPVKGGTMADLDEQEDDFPGRDDDEGRGDITRLSEGEDNITEQTHHIIIPSYTSWFSYNSIHAIEKRALPEFFNGKNKSKSPEIFLAYRNFMIDTYRLNPQEYLSSTSCRRNLTGDVCAVMRVHAFLEQWGLINYQVDAESRPLPMGPPPTPHFNVLADTPSGLAPLQHKPLQVSASQHMLYFPEKSKEKPSDCQNFGLRSDIYTKKHPKTKGANAGREWTEQETLLLLEALEVYRDDWNKVSEHVGSRTQDECILHFLRLPIEDPYLEDSSASLGPLAYQPVPFSQSENPVMSTVAFLASVVDPRVASSAAKAALEEFSKVQEESVDKISELSNQPDKTESMDAEIMETNSASNQVSLMADGLTVEPSRAKVEGELVKRENDENILAEERDGRGDDEESVGRGDVDEARGMEQDLVEGRVAMAAAAALASAATKAKHLAAVEERKVKSLVALLVETQMKKLEIKLRHFEELETIMDREKEALEQQRQQLLTERQTFHTEQLKQAEIKVRQQREQQGQPGFTMQHSALPTPGQPMPNRMMPGGGNAQVMAPRHPGAPNGMYPSSQPDGIAPAQPGPPASTHS
- the smarcc1b gene encoding SWI/SNF complex subunit SMARCC1b isoform X2, translated to MAQTVNKRLMLDNVTFTLTSVIYYVLVDAPSCQALAGVTLQLLQFQEDAFGRQATSPALTKLPAQCFLDLRPGGGLCHILGSAYKFKAEQGWRRFDLQNPSRNERNVEMFGAIERALIQNNCMSLPVVYVDSTLDQELASRLTDIITKHQGTLTADRTLASHHIYSSLTSKEEDDWMRPVMRKDKHVLVHWGMHPDSYDSWLSSSDVEREVEEKPHSEKPWRVHAGWVLDTDVFNEWMNEEDYCIDERNVPIVFRQRIHLRDNQDSKFIPSKKRRRSPSPPSSEVRKKGKKGRRRGPQEEGPEEDLTKDMEDPTPVPNMEEVVLPKNVNLKKDSENTPVKGGTMADLDEQEDDFPGRDDDEGRGDITRLSEGEDNITEQTHHIIIPSYTSWFSYNSIHAIEKRALPEFFNGKNKSKSPEIFLAYRNFMIDTYRLNPQEYLSSTSCRRNLTGDVCAVMRVHAFLEQWGLINYQVDAESRPLPMGPPPTPHFNVLADTPSGLAPLQHKPLQVSASQHMLYFPEKSKEKPSDCQNFGLRSDIYTKKHPKTKGANAGREWTEQETLLLLEALEVYRDDWNKVSEHVGSRTQDECILHFLRLPIEDPYLEDSSASLGPLAYQPVPFSQSENPVMSTVAFLASVVDPRVASSAAKAALEEFSKVQEESVDKISELSNQPDKTESMDAEIMETNSASNQVSLMADGLTVEPSRAKVEGELVKRENDENILAEERDGRGDDEESVGRGDVDEARGMEQDLVEGRVAMAAAAALASAATKAKHLAAVEERKVKSLVALLVETQMKKLEIKLRHFEELETIMDREKEALEQQRQQLLTERQTFHTEQLKQAEIKVRQQREQQGQPGFTMQHSALPTPGQPMPNRMMPGGGNAQVMAPRHPGAPNGMYPSSQPDGIAPAQPGPPASTHS